GTGCTGGATCGCGCGTTCGCGATCCTCAATGCGTTCGGACCGGGCGACAGCCGCCTGTCGCTCGCGGAGCTTTCGCGCCGGACCGATCTGTACAAGAGCACGATCTTGCGTCTGCTGGGTGCGTTGGAGCATGGCGGATTCATCCGCAAGCTGAACGACGGGCAATACGCAATCGGGCCTCAACCGTTGCGTCTCGCCGCGCTCTATCAGCGTTCGTTCGATGTCGGACCGGTCATCGAGCCGATCCTTCAGCAACTGAGCCGCGATCTTGGCGAAACCGCTTCGCTTTACGTGCGGCAAGGAGACCAGCGGCTCGTCCTGTTCCGCGTCGAACCTGCGCGTGCCGTGCGCGTTTCCATTCATGTGGGCGAAGCGTTTCCGATCGACAAAGGCGCTTCCGGCAAAGTGCTGCTGGCCTTCACCGATACGGATGACGCACGCTGGGATACCGTGCGCGCACAGCTGTGGGCGGTCTCGCACGGGGAGCGCGATCCTGAAACCGCGTCCGTTTCGGTGCCGGTATTCGGGGCAACGGGGGAACTGGTCGGTGCGTTGGCGTTGTCGGGACCGAAAGCGCGATTCGACATGGCATCGACGTTCACTACGGCGTTGACCGCGCTACTCGCAGCGGCGAAGCGCGCGACGTTGACGTTAGGCGGTCAGGGGACGCGCTTCGATGCGAGTATTGAGGCGATGAATCGGGATGGGTTTCGGGTGGGTGAATAGGCTTGCTTCGAGTTATCACTGGCGCGATAACGCGTTGGTGGTTTTGATAATCTTCTTAGGCAAACTAAGGTTTTAGGGAAATGTGAAACTCCGGGCCAAAGCGCTTTGCGCTCGTTGTGCCCGGAGTAGGTTCTAGCAGTTGCTACTTGACCGGCGACGCTGTGCTCGGAGTCGCCAATGTGTTATTGACGCCATAGGCGCTGGTACCAGGCGTCGAACTACTGCTCGTACTCTTCTGCGTACTTGAATTCGACGACCCCGCGCCCGTGCCACTATCCGAGTTCGTAGCGCCAGGTGTGCCGTAGCCGCTCGTTGCATGCGCGGCCGGCGATACCGTGCTCGGCGTCGCAAGCGTATTGTTGCTCTGTGCATAAGCACCGCTCGACAGTGCGAGTGCGGCGACAGCCGCGATCAATGTGCCCCTTGCTTTATCCACGATTCGCTCCTCCATTATTTGACTGGATTTCGGACGCAAGCGGTCTACACGCAAAGCGCGGTCGGCCTCTTGCAGTTCACGATAAGTCTAGGAAAGCTGTCATTGATAATTAAGTGCATTGTTCGCAAGGAATAATTGCTATTCCCGCAGTTATCAGGAAAACGCAGCCTGATAAACCTTCGGCGTCACCCCCGTCTGCTGCTTGAACACACGCGTGAAATGCGATTGATCGGCAAAGCCAGTTCTCGCACCGACTTCCGCAATCGGTCGGCCGGTTCGCAGCATGGGCATCGCGTGACGCACGCGTTCCTGCTGCTGATAAGCATGCGGGCTCATCCCTGCTTCTCGCTCGAATGCACGCAGCAGTACAAAAGGCGTCACGCCGAACTCACTCGCGAGCGTCGATAGCGTTACGCGTTCAAGGAAATCCTCACATAGACGGCTTTTGACCGCGCGCACCAGAGCGGGCTCCCTGCGCACCACAGGCAAATCGCCGGCGCGTGCAGCGTGCCGCGCACGCAGTCCGACGACAGCACACGCGAGCGCTTCACTGCGCTTGAACGGATCGTCGTCGACTTCGGAGCACCAGTTCACGCCGTAGAGATAGCGCGACAGTTCCGGGTCGACGATAAACGGGCTCGCCACTTCGAAGCGTTCGCGCCGGGGAACGCCAAGCCGCTCGCAATACGCAGCAAGTGCTGCAGGCTGCACATGTTCGACGCGCATCTTCCAGTGACCATCGCCAGCGGCAACGCCAGAGTGCACCACGTCTGCATCGATGACGATCACATCGCCTCGACGGCACAAGCGGCGTTCTTGCCGGACCTCGACTGCAAGTGTTCCGCCCGTGATGACCGCGAGGCAATGCGTGTCATGCGTGTGCGGCGGATACCGGTGCGCGACGAACTGGCCTTTCAGCATGACGGCATCCATCACGTCGGGCGCGCGCCAAAGCTTGACGGAGGGTGTCGGCGATGTGGCTTTCATCTTGATGCGACCTGAGTGCGCGGACGAAAAACATCATCATAATCCTCGAGACCCGGCATGGTCAGCGACGGCTGCGCGTCGAGCGTTTCGACGAAATCGCGCCAATGCGCAAGCGTATCCGCTCGCTCTGAAGGCGAACAGTACGGAACATGCCACGCGAAGAACGGATCGAGCACTTCATAGCCGACATACCCGAGCGTCCCCTGCAACAGATGACGCAACATGCCGCCTGCGAGTTCGCCATGAATCGCGTGCGCGCCGAACATGTGTTCCCGTCCACCGAGCGTCACGCCGATCACGGCCCGCTTGCCGGCCATGCCACCGCGTCCGTAGATCCGCTTGCCGCCATACAGTGCGCCCGACAGAAAGCAGCGGTCTATCCACCCTTTGATGAGCGCGGGCACCGAGAACCAGTAGAGCGGAAACACCAGCATCAGGATGTCGCTGGACATCAACGCATCGACTTCACGCTGAATGTCGGGCGCAACGGCGTTGTGCTCGAGCGCATGACGCTGCTCAAGTGCATACACGAGATAGTCGCGATCGGCGCGCTCGACGAAATCGCTTGCGCGGACGACGGGATCGAAGTCGAGCGCATACAGGTCCGAAAAGCTCACGTCGTCGCCGCGCAATGCAAGCAGCCGACGCGCTTCATGAGCCATTGCCGTGCAGAAGGAACGAGGCTCGGGATGAGCATGGACGATGTGAACTTTACGCATGAGGAACCGATCTCCATGAAACGGCTGGAATGCACGCATTCAAATGAAAAAGCTCGCTCGCGATCGCTTCGTGCGCCGATCGCATGGCGCCCTCCCGCAACAGACGCCGTGTCGCTTGAAGCGCACTCGGCGGCTTCGCGGCGAGGCGCTTCGCGTAATCGCGAGCGGTTTCTTGAACCTTCCCGTCACACACCACGCTCGAAATGAAGCCACGTTGCAAGGCCTCCGCAGCCTCGACAGGGCGACCGCTCATCAACCAGTCACGCGCGACGAGATCGCCGACACGCCGTGCCAGCAACGCCGTCGCGCCCGCTTCAGGGACGATGCCGAGGTCGGCGAATGGAAAGCGGAACGTCGCGCTCTCGCCGACAACCACGTAGTCCGCGTGCAGCAGCATCGTCGCGCCGAAGCCCACCGCTGCGCCGTTGACGGCGGCGACGAGTGGCACGTGTTGATCGGCAAACGCGTTGATACAGCGCGCAACCGCACCGTCGGCAGCCTGCGGCCAGAGCGCGCCGAATTCGGCTGTGTCGTGGCCCGAGCAGAAGCAATCGTCGGTGCCATGCAGCAGCACACAATGGACGCGTACGTCGCTCTGCGCGAGCTGCAGCGCATTCGCCAGCGCATCGAACATCGTGCCGTTGAGCGCATTGCGCTTCGCCGGGCGATCAATGCCGATCGACCACACCTGCCCGTCGAGTTCGGCTGAAATGTTGGCGGTCATCATGCGAACAGCGAAAAGCCGCCGACCAGCTTATTGATCCTGTTCCTCGGTCCGACGAGACCGACTGCGAGGTACAGCAGCGAATCGCCGGGGAGCGCTTGAACGGCATCGAGAAACGCCGCGTAATCCGTCGTGGCCTGTCCTTGCACGGGAAAGTCCACCACATCGCAATGTGCCAACGATTTCCGGCGAAGCTCGCCCAACTGTTTCGCCGTCGCCTTGAGCACGGAAATGCCGACAGGAATGAGTCCGGGGTGTGCCGTACCGTCGCGCTCCCGCAGCGGCGCGCCCACAAGATGACTGTGCCGCTGCCCCAGCGTGAACGCGACCACGGCTGCGGCATTCGACGCTTTGCCCGGCGACAATGCTTCGTCCACGACGATGACACAGCGCTCGGGCTTTTGCGGAGTCTCCGCTTCGGTTGAAGAACCTGCTTCCGTTTGCAATAACAATTCCAATCTCCTGAGAAAAGCCCTGGAGACGATGCTAGGGAAGATCCGGCGGAAAGTATTGGACGATTTTGCAGCGGTTGTCATTGGCCATCCGATCGCCCCGAAGACCGTTTCCTGCGATTCATAAGTGTTTGTCCGAACCGTCAATTCGAATTCGACTCCAAACCGCCTAGAGTGAATGCTGAGTTTGATCGGCGGCAGCCCACTCAATTCATCCGGAGCGTCTACATGAGACTCGCACCATCGGAAAACCCGGCACCCTCGGCAGCACCCGACGAAGACTATTCCGCGCTTGCCAGCGAGATCGTCGACATCTTCTACAAGATCTACGGCAACCATCCCGGCTTTCGCGTCAATCACGCGAAAGGGCTCGTCGCGCAAGGCCATTTCGTCGCCGCGCCCACAGCGGCGGCACTGAGCCGCGCCGCGCTTTTCGATGGCAGCACCATTCCCTTCACCGTGCGGTTTTCGAACGACGGCGGCTTTCCGGCCATCCCGGACGGCGCGCCCGGCAACATCAAGGGCATGGCCGTCAAGTTCCATCTGCCCGGCGGACGCGAAGTCGACATCGTGATGCTGGCCGTCAAGACATTTCCGATGGCAACGGGAGAGGGTTTTCGCGATCTGCTGTGGGCGATCAGCGAGAGTCCCGAAGGCGCACCCAAACCGACCGCACTGGATGAATTCGCCGCCAGCCATCCGACCGTTTCCGCATCGTTCGATACGGCGGGTACGCCGGACAGCTTTGCGCACGAACAGTACTATGGCCTCAATGCCTTTATCTTCGTCGACGGGGACGGGCGCAGGCAGGCGGTGCGATACATCATGGCCCCGGAAGAAATCGTCTATCTGAGTGCGGAAGAAGCCGCGCAGCAATCTCTCGATTTCCTTATCGACGACTTGCCGCAGCGCATCGCGAAGAAGCCGGTTTTATTCCATCTCACTGCGCAACTCGCCGAAGCCGGCGATCAGACCAAAGACCCAAGCGAGCCGTGGTCCCGCGATCATCGGGTGGTAGACCTGGGCGTGCTGACCGTGGACAAGGTTCTGGTCGACAGCCGGGAGGTGCAGAAAGATCTCCTCTTCCTGCCGACCAACCTCACTGATGGAATCGAGTTATCCGATGACAGGATGCCCCTCATCCGCACTGCGGTTTACGGGGTCGCGTTTGCACGACGCACTCGCTGATTACCCACATGGCGATGAACCGGCGTAGCGGTTGCATGCCGGTTCGCCATCGATATATCAAACTGAGTCAAACTGAATCGCTCTCCATCTCGACTTCCGCCCGCAGACTGTCGATGTCGCGATAGATCGACGCTACCGCGAGCACGCGTCCGTCGCGCAGATAGCGCAGCACACAGTCGCGCCCTTCGATACTGCCGTCCACCGAAATCGCGTCCCAACTCTCCGCATGCCCGACGTAGTTGATCGGCACATCGTAGTGCTGGCTCCAGAAAAAGGGCACGGCGTCGAACTTCTCTCGCCCGCCAATCATGTTCATCGCCGCTGTTTGCCCCTGACGCTGCGCGACCACCCAATGCTCCGCGCGAATCGCCGCGCCACTATGCGGATCGGGCCAGCGAGCGATATCGCCGGCAGCGAAAATGCCGGGCACGCTGGTTTGCAGGTACGCATCGACCGTCACGCCCCGGTCGATCGCGAGTCCCGCCTGCTCGGCCAACGCCAGCCGTGGTCGAACGCCCGCGCCGACCACCACGAGATCCGCGTCCACCCTGCCGCCTGCTTTCAGCGACACGCCGTTCGCATCGATCGCACTGATCGTGTTCTCCAGATGAAAAACGACGCCATGTTCCTCGTGCAATTGCCGCACGAAATCACCCATCTCCGGACCTAGCACACGTTCCATCGGACGACGGTCCGGCGCCACGACATGGACTTCGAGTCCGCGCGTGCGCAATGACGCAGCCACTTCCAGGCCGATGAAGCTGGCCCCGACCACGACGACGCGCCGTGCATTCGCCGCGCCGGCGATGATCGCGCGACTGTCGGCCAGCGAGCGAAGCGTATGCACATGCGGCAGGTCCATGCCGGGAATCGGCAAGCGAACCGGTTCGGCGCCCGTCGCCAGCAGCAAGCGATCGTAGGGCACCTTGCTGCCATCCGACAGTTCCACTTCCTGCGTCGCAGTGTGAATGCGTACGACGCTGACCTTCAGCCG
This Paraburkholderia sabiae DNA region includes the following protein-coding sequences:
- a CDS encoding IclR family transcriptional regulator, with protein sequence MQEAGASESSAASEASSGVAVLDRAFAILNAFGPGDSRLSLAELSRRTDLYKSTILRLLGALEHGGFIRKLNDGQYAIGPQPLRLAALYQRSFDVGPVIEPILQQLSRDLGETASLYVRQGDQRLVLFRVEPARAVRVSIHVGEAFPIDKGASGKVLLAFTDTDDARWDTVRAQLWAVSHGERDPETASVSVPVFGATGELVGALALSGPKARFDMASTFTTALTALLAAAKRATLTLGGQGTRFDASIEAMNRDGFRVGE
- a CDS encoding AraC family transcriptional regulator, with the protein product MKATSPTPSVKLWRAPDVMDAVMLKGQFVAHRYPPHTHDTHCLAVITGGTLAVEVRQERRLCRRGDVIVIDADVVHSGVAAGDGHWKMRVEHVQPAALAAYCERLGVPRRERFEVASPFIVDPELSRYLYGVNWCSEVDDDPFKRSEALACAVVGLRARHAARAGDLPVVRREPALVRAVKSRLCEDFLERVTLSTLASEFGVTPFVLLRAFEREAGMSPHAYQQQERVRHAMPMLRTGRPIAEVGARTGFADQSHFTRVFKQQTGVTPKVYQAAFS
- a CDS encoding FAD-dependent oxidoreductase, which translates into the protein MSSDATNENGPDLTQGVAIESFGDSGLQAGHVGDDRVMIARVGDEFLAVDAACTHYHGPLDEGLIVGDTVRCPWHHACFSLRTGAALRAPGLSPVGCWSTAVRDGKVFVLQRLAPSSGSIEVPGQAPQKIVIVGGGAAGFAAAERLRQLGYAGNLTMLSDDDAAPVDRPNLSKDYLAGSAPEDWLPLRDSAFYADQRIDLRLKVSVVRIHTATQEVELSDGSKVPYDRLLLATGAEPVRLPIPGMDLPHVHTLRSLADSRAIIAGAANARRVVVVGASFIGLEVAASLRTRGLEVHVVAPDRRPMERVLGPEMGDFVRQLHEEHGVVFHLENTISAIDANGVSLKAGGRVDADLVVVGAGVRPRLALAEQAGLAIDRGVTVDAYLQTSVPGIFAAGDIARWPDPHSGAAIRAEHWVVAQRQGQTAAMNMIGGREKFDAVPFFWSQHYDVPINYVGHAESWDAISVDGSIEGRDCVLRYLRDGRVLAVASIYRDIDSLRAEVEMESDSV
- a CDS encoding NAD(P)H-dependent oxidoreductase — translated: MRKVHIVHAHPEPRSFCTAMAHEARRLLALRGDDVSFSDLYALDFDPVVRASDFVERADRDYLVYALEQRHALEHNAVAPDIQREVDALMSSDILMLVFPLYWFSVPALIKGWIDRCFLSGALYGGKRIYGRGGMAGKRAVIGVTLGGREHMFGAHAIHGELAGGMLRHLLQGTLGYVGYEVLDPFFAWHVPYCSPSERADTLAHWRDFVETLDAQPSLTMPGLEDYDDVFRPRTQVASR
- a CDS encoding catalase family peroxidase, translated to MNAEFDRRQPTQFIRSVYMRLAPSENPAPSAAPDEDYSALASEIVDIFYKIYGNHPGFRVNHAKGLVAQGHFVAAPTAAALSRAALFDGSTIPFTVRFSNDGGFPAIPDGAPGNIKGMAVKFHLPGGREVDIVMLAVKTFPMATGEGFRDLLWAISESPEGAPKPTALDEFAASHPTVSASFDTAGTPDSFAHEQYYGLNAFIFVDGDGRRQAVRYIMAPEEIVYLSAEEAAQQSLDFLIDDLPQRIAKKPVLFHLTAQLAEAGDQTKDPSEPWSRDHRVVDLGVLTVDKVLVDSREVQKDLLFLPTNLTDGIELSDDRMPLIRTAVYGVAFARRTR
- a CDS encoding enoyl-CoA hydratase-related protein, with the translated sequence MMTANISAELDGQVWSIGIDRPAKRNALNGTMFDALANALQLAQSDVRVHCVLLHGTDDCFCSGHDTAEFGALWPQAADGAVARCINAFADQHVPLVAAVNGAAVGFGATMLLHADYVVVGESATFRFPFADLGIVPEAGATALLARRVGDLVARDWLMSGRPVEAAEALQRGFISSVVCDGKVQETARDYAKRLAAKPPSALQATRRLLREGAMRSAHEAIASELFHLNACIPAVSWRSVPHA
- a CDS encoding DUF2000 domain-containing protein, with product MLLQTEAGSSTEAETPQKPERCVIVVDEALSPGKASNAAAVVAFTLGQRHSHLVGAPLRERDGTAHPGLIPVGISVLKATAKQLGELRRKSLAHCDVVDFPVQGQATTDYAAFLDAVQALPGDSLLYLAVGLVGPRNRINKLVGGFSLFA